A stretch of Schistocerca americana isolate TAMUIC-IGC-003095 chromosome 3, iqSchAmer2.1, whole genome shotgun sequence DNA encodes these proteins:
- the LOC124606177 gene encoding cuticle protein 38-like, protein MYKLVILLCAVAAAHAGYLGGYAAPAVAVAAPAVAVAHAPVAVAPAASSIANTYRISQTARVLAAPAVAAAPVAYAAPVAYAAPAVHAPLAYAAPAVAAPILKVH, encoded by the exons ATGTACAAGCTG GTGATCCTTCTGTGCGCCGTGGCCGCCGCCCACGCCGGCTACCTGGGAGGCTACGCCGCCCCCGCTGTTGCCGTGGCCGCCCCCGCCGTGGCTGTGGCCCACGCCCCCGTGGCCGTGGCGCCCGCCGCCTCCTCCATCGCCAACACGTACAGGATCTCGCAGACGGCCCGCGTCCTGGCCGCCCCCGCCGTCGCTGCCGCCCCCGTGGCCTACGCTGCCCCCGTGGCCTATGCCGCCCCCGCTGTCCACGCCCCTCTGGCCTACGCCGCCCCTGCTGTCGCTGCTCCCATCCTCAAGGTGCACTGA